A stretch of the Acetomicrobium thermoterrenum DSM 13490 genome encodes the following:
- a CDS encoding UDP-N-acetylmuramoyl-L-alanyl-D-glutamate--2,6-diaminopimelate ligase, protein MKVSIKELADFLFRRRCLKKIIEAGTNCLENEISEISIDSRQLGEGALFCCLEGSKRKGVEFAQDAQRKGAVAVLTSERVDDLAIPQLIVKNAGEACGFASAYFYGLPTSKLLMIAVTGTNGKSTTTYLIKSILDTGDMKCGLIGTIVYNDGKSHEDADRTTPQAPLIQSLLNKMVDNRCHACVMEASSHGIEQKRIFGCLYDRAVFTNLTPEHLDYHGDMENYFCAKRDLFIKYMRGDWKASINIDDPYGEKIANEFAPHILGFSLRQKAENAFYGSIRRSSIRGITMDISFPEGFTLENVTLPLLGEYNVLNALAASSVAWSLDFDAEVIRKGLENCPPVPGRLERYFVEDGPVCIIDYAHTPDALEKVLSTVKPLCNGRVWLVFGHGGERFKENRPILGSIAARFADCIVVTMDNPRSEDPRDIASQIADGIKSFPGSSEYWTIIDRKEALHFALDRAGKGDVVLVTGKGPERQIIFKDRTIPYNDFEALKEWCNLRGRVLS, encoded by the coding sequence ATGAAAGTTTCGATCAAAGAGTTGGCAGACTTTCTTTTCCGAAGACGATGTCTGAAGAAAATAATAGAAGCGGGCACGAACTGCTTGGAGAATGAAATTTCAGAGATCTCCATAGACAGTAGACAATTAGGCGAAGGTGCTCTTTTTTGTTGCCTCGAAGGAAGTAAAAGAAAAGGGGTTGAATTCGCACAGGATGCGCAACGGAAGGGAGCAGTGGCTGTACTTACATCCGAAAGGGTTGATGATTTGGCGATACCTCAACTTATAGTAAAGAATGCAGGGGAAGCATGTGGATTCGCTTCGGCATATTTCTACGGCCTGCCTACGAGCAAACTACTGATGATTGCTGTTACGGGAACTAACGGAAAGAGCACGACCACCTATCTTATCAAAAGCATTTTAGATACAGGTGACATGAAATGCGGATTAATAGGAACCATAGTCTATAACGACGGAAAAAGCCACGAGGATGCCGATCGCACAACTCCTCAAGCTCCGTTGATTCAGTCATTGTTAAATAAAATGGTAGATAACAGATGCCACGCATGTGTAATGGAGGCCTCTTCTCATGGCATAGAGCAAAAGCGTATCTTCGGCTGTCTATACGATAGGGCGGTGTTTACGAACTTGACGCCCGAACATTTGGATTATCATGGTGATATGGAAAACTATTTTTGTGCAAAGAGAGATCTCTTCATAAAATATATGCGTGGCGACTGGAAAGCTTCCATAAATATCGATGATCCTTATGGAGAAAAGATTGCAAATGAGTTTGCACCACACATTTTAGGTTTTTCCCTGCGCCAAAAGGCAGAAAACGCCTTTTATGGTTCCATAAGACGTAGCTCAATTAGAGGTATCACCATGGATATAAGTTTCCCTGAAGGCTTTACGCTCGAAAATGTCACCCTGCCTCTGCTGGGAGAATACAATGTATTGAATGCCTTAGCTGCCTCTAGCGTTGCTTGGTCGTTAGACTTTGACGCGGAGGTTATCAGAAAAGGCTTAGAAAATTGCCCTCCCGTTCCGGGAAGACTGGAAAGGTATTTTGTAGAAGATGGCCCTGTATGTATAATTGACTATGCCCATACTCCTGATGCTTTAGAAAAAGTACTTTCCACAGTCAAACCCCTCTGCAATGGGAGGGTGTGGCTTGTTTTCGGCCATGGAGGAGAGCGTTTTAAAGAGAATAGGCCGATATTAGGAAGCATAGCCGCCCGATTCGCGGATTGTATAGTCGTTACTATGGATAATCCGAGGAGCGAGGATCCCAGGGATATTGCGTCGCAGATTGCAGATGGAATAAAATCATTCCCCGGGAGCTCTGAATATTGGACTATTATAGACAGGAAAGAGGCTTTACATTTCGCGTTAGATCGCGCGGGTAAAGGAGATGTAGTTTTGGTAACAGGGAAGGGTCCGGAGCGTCAAATAATATTCAAAGACAGGACGATACCTTATAACGACTTTGAAGCCTTGAAGGAATGGTGCAATCTAAGGGGAAGGGTACTTTCATGA
- the murD gene encoding UDP-N-acetylmuramoyl-L-alanine--D-glutamate ligase, translating into MKVTVVGSGISGKSLALLSKKLGYDVFVTEREEIDSDTRDLYRKKGILWEEKGHTNKMLNCDLVVLSSGISPKSLPVEMAKNAGVPIQGELDFVFPYLIGKIIGVTGTNGKSTTSALIAHLLSKLGYKTALAGNFGFPLADFAKQDLDFIAAEISSFQLHWANRFSCHIAVVTNICPDHLDWHGSFNAYVESKKRIKDLLSSDGYCIYQNKDRELLGTNGCRGAVLRWASDCSKGKCEEQDEIILHDSEAYLRTESRDIKLFSYSILPLYGRHNVENAAMAMAAVYYLGCDAERTSHLLSDFKNLPHRCEKVGEKRGITFIDDSKGTNVASSITAITSIPGTKVIILGGKGKGEQYDELAKAVKAHARGAVLLGAEKEAISEALERAGFRNYLLVSSMEEAVYCAFNMACPGDIVLLSPACTSWDMYKNYHERGEDFKRIVKTIVEANSVKNG; encoded by the coding sequence ATGAAAGTAACTGTAGTTGGGAGTGGAATAAGCGGAAAGTCTTTGGCTCTTCTCTCGAAAAAATTGGGATATGACGTTTTCGTAACCGAGCGGGAAGAAATCGATTCAGATACCAGGGATCTCTACCGTAAAAAAGGTATCTTGTGGGAGGAAAAGGGCCACACGAATAAAATGCTGAACTGCGATTTAGTAGTATTGAGCTCGGGAATATCCCCGAAAAGCTTGCCTGTAGAGATGGCAAAAAATGCCGGGGTGCCTATCCAAGGAGAGCTTGATTTTGTGTTTCCTTATTTAATAGGAAAAATCATAGGGGTAACGGGGACTAACGGAAAAAGTACCACATCTGCTTTAATAGCTCATTTATTATCTAAATTGGGTTACAAGACGGCATTGGCCGGAAATTTCGGCTTTCCGCTGGCGGATTTTGCAAAACAGGACTTAGATTTCATAGCAGCCGAGATTAGCAGTTTTCAGCTTCATTGGGCAAATCGGTTCAGTTGTCATATAGCGGTCGTTACAAATATATGCCCCGATCATCTCGACTGGCACGGAAGTTTTAATGCTTACGTCGAATCGAAAAAGCGTATTAAAGACCTTCTTTCTTCCGATGGATATTGTATATACCAAAATAAAGACCGAGAACTTTTAGGGACAAATGGATGTCGGGGGGCTGTTTTGCGTTGGGCCTCCGATTGCAGTAAGGGCAAATGCGAAGAACAAGACGAAATAATATTGCACGATTCTGAAGCCTATTTAAGGACAGAAAGCCGCGATATAAAACTTTTTTCATATAGCATCTTGCCTTTATATGGCCGTCACAACGTCGAAAATGCGGCCATGGCCATGGCTGCAGTTTATTACCTGGGGTGTGACGCGGAAAGAACATCTCACTTGTTATCGGATTTTAAAAACCTTCCCCATCGATGCGAAAAGGTTGGAGAAAAAAGGGGCATAACTTTTATAGACGATTCGAAAGGAACTAACGTAGCCTCCTCGATAACTGCCATAACATCTATACCCGGCACAAAAGTTATTATTTTAGGAGGAAAGGGAAAGGGAGAGCAATACGATGAACTCGCCAAGGCTGTTAAAGCGCATGCGCGCGGTGCGGTTTTGTTGGGCGCAGAAAAAGAAGCGATATCCGAAGCCCTGGAGAGGGCAGGTTTTCGCAATTATCTTCTTGTGTCTTCCATGGAGGAGGCGGTGTATTGTGCCTTTAATATGGCCTGCCCGGGCGATATAGTGTTGCTTTCTCCAGCCTGTACAAGCTGGGACATGTATAAAAACTACCACGAAAGAGGAGAGGATTTTAAGAGAATAGTTAAAACCATTGTAGAGGCGAATAGTGTGAAAAATGGATAA
- the murC gene encoding UDP-N-acetylmuramate--L-alanine ligase has product MDVFKNIKEKMLLGDGIKYLHLMGVGGAGMSGLAHLLKEMGYEVSGCDVTRTNYVYNLEKLGIKVLCGHGASHIDIFRPDMLVYSSAIAWDNDELVYARKAGVNVVRRGDILSSIFNRLKGIGVAGAHGKTTTSSMIATVLDAAGLDPTIAIGGEVSDIGGNARLGHGDYMVSELDESDGSFELFSCYIPVVTNIDWDHVNFYPTFQSVQDAFLRFLSKRKDDGKIIICGEDTGCQSVAGKFAPHCITYGWGMQWDWGAVGVNHSVGGGVSFTVVKRGAEIGEINLRVSGEHNVLNALAACAVCDLLGINFNTIRHALHKFKGTKRRLQCLGVCDDIYFYDDYGHHPREVQATLDTLRNIFPSRRLVVIFQPHRYSRTKAMYRKFAEALMKADLVYILPVYPADEKLELSISSDLIVDSLTSEYGHKNCFSLSEDEVVSKVAENILPGDILLTLGAGNVNIYGNQILNLIASSNKKQGTVSMQWT; this is encoded by the coding sequence TTGGATGTTTTTAAAAATATTAAAGAAAAGATGCTTCTGGGAGACGGAATAAAATATCTTCATTTGATGGGAGTCGGTGGCGCCGGAATGAGCGGTTTGGCTCATTTGCTGAAAGAGATGGGTTATGAAGTGTCTGGTTGCGATGTAACAAGGACTAACTACGTATATAATTTAGAGAAGCTTGGCATAAAGGTTCTTTGTGGCCATGGTGCATCTCATATAGATATTTTCAGGCCGGACATGCTGGTATATAGCAGCGCGATCGCATGGGATAACGATGAATTAGTTTATGCCAGAAAAGCAGGAGTAAATGTGGTAAGAAGAGGAGACATCCTCAGCTCGATATTCAATCGACTAAAAGGCATAGGTGTAGCTGGTGCCCACGGGAAGACTACCACATCATCAATGATCGCGACTGTCTTGGATGCAGCAGGGCTCGATCCTACTATCGCTATAGGGGGCGAGGTGTCGGATATAGGGGGCAATGCCAGACTCGGGCATGGGGATTATATGGTATCTGAGTTGGATGAAAGCGACGGCTCTTTTGAGCTCTTCTCCTGTTATATACCGGTGGTTACGAACATCGATTGGGATCATGTAAATTTTTATCCTACATTTCAATCCGTTCAGGATGCTTTTCTCCGTTTTTTATCCAAACGCAAGGATGACGGCAAGATTATCATATGTGGCGAGGACACAGGATGTCAGTCGGTAGCCGGAAAGTTCGCGCCCCATTGCATTACCTATGGTTGGGGAATGCAATGGGATTGGGGTGCCGTTGGGGTCAATCACTCCGTTGGCGGGGGGGTTTCTTTCACCGTTGTCAAACGGGGAGCCGAGATAGGCGAAATAAACCTAAGAGTATCGGGAGAGCATAATGTGTTGAACGCCCTTGCTGCTTGTGCCGTTTGCGATTTATTGGGCATAAACTTTAATACGATTCGACATGCACTCCATAAATTTAAAGGAACAAAGCGAAGGCTGCAATGTCTCGGTGTGTGCGATGATATCTATTTTTACGATGACTACGGCCACCATCCGAGGGAGGTACAGGCTACACTCGATACTTTACGTAACATCTTTCCATCCCGCAGGCTAGTGGTAATTTTTCAGCCACACAGGTATTCGCGTACCAAGGCTATGTACAGGAAATTTGCCGAGGCTCTTATGAAGGCTGATTTGGTGTATATATTGCCCGTATACCCGGCTGACGAAAAGTTGGAACTGAGCATCAGTTCGGACCTGATAGTTGATAGCCTCACAAGTGAGTACGGCCATAAAAATTGCTTTTCCCTTTCCGAAGACGAGGTGGTTTCAAAAGTTGCTGAAAATATACTCCCTGGCGACATCCTCTTAACCTTAGGTGCCGGCAACGTGAATATATACGGGAATCAAATACTAAATCTGATCGCTTCAAGCAACAAGAAACAAGGAACTGTGTCCATGCAATGGACGTGA
- a CDS encoding FtsW/RodA/SpoVE family cell cycle protein, producing the protein MDNERDIFQAQENSHAFDLWLIVIPLALSVFGIIMITSASGYFSIKQFGTPWVYGMKQIKWLLVSLAGMALSYSVPIDIWRKVSPFLWILAFLLSFATLIPSFGMSVSGSSRWMRLGPFSFQPSEFLIFSVVIYLSSVISGYEEPPISAFVRTISVLIVSAIPLLFQPDIGSTIILFAIGLGIFIMKYGWKYPLILLVTTSVPAIILIFNASYRLRRLKAWIDPWQDPLNEGFQIIQGLIAFANGGFWGVGLGRSLQKLQYLPAAHTDFIFAISAEELGVLGSMAVIGAFAVISVRVYYMWRDFDDEYRRYLVFGLWLSILIPFFINVGGVTTLIPLTGKAMPFLSYGGSALLATWVKIGLLLRCSAENNRMIKRSAS; encoded by the coding sequence ATGGATAACGAAAGAGATATCTTTCAAGCTCAAGAAAATTCGCACGCCTTTGATCTGTGGCTAATTGTGATCCCCTTAGCTCTGTCGGTATTTGGGATCATAATGATAACATCTGCTTCGGGTTATTTTTCAATCAAGCAGTTTGGGACGCCTTGGGTGTATGGAATGAAACAAATCAAGTGGTTACTGGTATCCCTGGCTGGAATGGCTCTGTCCTATTCTGTTCCCATTGATATATGGAGAAAAGTTTCACCATTTCTTTGGATTTTGGCTTTCCTGTTGTCCTTTGCGACGTTGATACCTTCATTTGGAATGTCTGTAAGCGGATCTTCTAGATGGATGAGGTTGGGGCCTTTCTCATTTCAGCCATCGGAGTTTTTAATTTTTTCTGTCGTTATCTACCTCTCCAGCGTTATATCTGGATATGAAGAACCTCCAATAAGCGCATTCGTGCGCACGATAAGCGTACTGATCGTGAGTGCTATTCCTCTCCTTTTTCAGCCTGATATCGGATCCACAATAATTCTCTTTGCAATAGGTTTGGGGATCTTCATTATGAAGTACGGATGGAAATATCCCTTAATTTTATTGGTCACCACCTCTGTCCCCGCAATCATTTTGATATTCAACGCTTCCTACAGATTAAGACGACTTAAGGCTTGGATTGATCCGTGGCAAGATCCTTTGAACGAGGGGTTTCAAATAATACAGGGGTTGATCGCCTTTGCAAACGGAGGTTTTTGGGGGGTCGGGCTTGGCAGGAGTTTACAAAAACTCCAATATTTGCCTGCAGCACATACTGACTTTATCTTTGCCATTTCTGCCGAGGAACTAGGTGTTTTAGGTTCCATGGCGGTTATTGGCGCTTTTGCCGTGATCTCTGTCAGGGTTTATTACATGTGGCGTGACTTTGATGATGAATACCGCAGATATCTTGTCTTCGGGCTTTGGCTTTCGATATTGATACCTTTCTTTATCAACGTTGGAGGCGTGACCACTCTAATTCCTTTGACGGGTAAGGCCATGCCCTTTTTGAGTTACGGTGGCAGTGCTTTGCTGGCAACGTGGGTTAAAATAGGATTGTTGTTGCGCTGTTCTGCCGAGAATAATAGGATGATCAAAAGGAGCGCGTCTTGA
- a CDS encoding UDP-N-acetylmuramoyl-tripeptide--D-alanyl-D-alanine ligase, protein MSPTDSFPEDMTVGKLFNCTRLCGADISLPCSIKTDSRKIEKGDIFIALKGNRSDGHSFISDAINRGAKGVILKDEEMSKFTSFNKDISFFGVPSPDVAILEASERYLAGLSSLREIVAITGSVGKTTTKEAIGKVLERIYRVHVSRGNYNTLLGCCLTILAAPRDTEFLVLEMGANAKGEIGEIANRFRPSSSVITSVEPVHLEGFGDIDGVLEAKLEIVTADCKLLLVNGDSPTLNSGIDKLKHRPSKIISVGTSPSCVYRITDSSLRWDGKHYFRKITIDSPFGLKAVESKLWGKQHTLIMSLAFAVGCEYGVALDDIAQGLFVMSLPRGRGAILQSEEGVLFIDESYNASPVSVKAAIDNLCLIPSKGRKIAVLGGMKELGSYANRFHDEILDCAAKTADQVLIYGSEWKGINKNYKNVLCLQDMEDIVNHLKAILRTGDVVLVKGSRVYEMERIYDWWSLHEL, encoded by the coding sequence ATGAGTCCGACAGATTCTTTTCCTGAAGATATGACTGTGGGGAAACTCTTCAACTGCACTCGCCTTTGCGGTGCTGATATTTCTTTGCCTTGTTCAATTAAGACGGACAGCAGAAAGATCGAAAAGGGAGATATATTCATAGCCTTAAAGGGAAATAGGTCCGATGGCCATTCATTCATAAGCGATGCCATAAATAGGGGTGCAAAGGGAGTAATACTTAAGGATGAGGAAATGTCAAAGTTTACTTCTTTTAATAAAGATATCTCTTTTTTTGGAGTCCCTTCGCCTGATGTGGCCATTTTAGAGGCATCGGAAAGATATCTTGCAGGGCTTTCGTCCCTAAGAGAAATCGTTGCTATTACCGGAAGCGTTGGAAAGACCACTACCAAAGAAGCGATAGGCAAGGTCTTGGAAAGAATATATCGCGTTCATGTCTCAAGAGGAAACTACAACACCCTATTGGGCTGTTGCCTTACAATATTGGCTGCGCCAAGGGATACGGAATTTTTGGTTTTGGAAATGGGGGCCAATGCTAAGGGAGAAATTGGAGAGATTGCTAACAGATTCAGGCCATCGTCATCGGTGATTACCTCTGTCGAACCTGTACATCTAGAGGGCTTTGGGGATATTGACGGTGTTTTGGAGGCAAAACTGGAAATTGTAACCGCCGACTGCAAACTGTTGTTAGTGAACGGCGACTCACCAACTTTGAATTCAGGTATCGATAAATTAAAACACCGACCTTCTAAAATAATAAGCGTTGGGACGAGCCCTTCGTGCGTCTATAGAATCACTGACTCATCTTTGCGTTGGGACGGAAAACATTATTTTAGAAAGATAACTATAGATTCACCTTTTGGCCTTAAAGCTGTTGAAAGCAAGTTATGGGGAAAGCAACACACCCTTATAATGTCGCTTGCTTTTGCCGTTGGGTGCGAGTATGGTGTTGCTTTAGATGATATTGCCCAGGGGTTATTTGTCATGAGTTTGCCTAGAGGTAGAGGGGCTATACTTCAAAGCGAAGAGGGAGTTTTATTCATCGACGAATCATACAATGCCAGCCCCGTATCCGTGAAGGCTGCCATAGATAATCTCTGCCTAATACCTTCAAAGGGGCGCAAAATTGCTGTATTGGGCGGAATGAAAGAGCTGGGCAGTTACGCAAATCGTTTTCATGACGAGATCCTGGATTGTGCTGCCAAAACAGCTGATCAGGTGTTGATATATGGGAGCGAGTGGAAGGGCATAAACAAAAATTATAAGAACGTATTATGTCTTCAGGATATGGAAGATATCGTCAACCATTTAAAGGCCATCTTGAGAACAGGAGACGTCGTTTTAGTAAAGGGATCTAGGGTATATGAAATGGAACGCATTTACGATTGGTGGTCTTTGCATGAATTATAG
- the mraY gene encoding phospho-N-acetylmuramoyl-pentapeptide-transferase gives MNYSYLFFILGFLIVLGIFLLKIWIGLFLRFKWGQTPKSYGPERHLVLKAGTPTMGGVVFVVLTFIASFFLNVKSGNAMETLILWWLPLGGAAVGFVDDFIKLSKRSSEGLTSRAKLFGQIIVVLPWAWIASREINLFFSQYLPAIPSGLAFIFLAFFALGFYNALNITDGLDGLAAGASAISLVILLLVSNIDSCIISIIIGLACTLSFLWYNSHPAKVFMGDVGAHFIAGLLMGNVALSGRILLIFPVSLIFGIEIVSVILQVISFRCFGKRIFKMSPLHHHFELCGWPEGHIVIRFWLVHLVGASLLMALLARQVI, from the coding sequence ATGAATTATAGTTATTTGTTCTTTATCTTGGGTTTTTTAATCGTTCTTGGAATTTTCTTGCTAAAAATATGGATAGGGTTATTTTTGAGATTTAAGTGGGGGCAGACACCAAAAAGCTATGGCCCCGAGCGTCATTTAGTCCTAAAGGCGGGTACGCCGACTATGGGCGGCGTTGTATTTGTCGTTTTGACGTTCATCGCCTCGTTCTTTTTAAACGTAAAAAGCGGGAATGCGATGGAAACTTTAATCCTTTGGTGGTTGCCCCTTGGCGGAGCGGCAGTGGGTTTTGTAGACGATTTTATCAAGTTGTCAAAACGATCAAGCGAAGGATTGACGTCAAGGGCGAAATTGTTTGGCCAGATAATCGTTGTCTTGCCCTGGGCATGGATTGCTTCCAGAGAGATCAATCTCTTTTTTTCTCAATATTTGCCTGCAATTCCTTCGGGTTTAGCTTTCATATTTTTAGCTTTTTTTGCTCTAGGATTTTACAATGCATTGAACATTACAGATGGTCTCGATGGACTCGCTGCAGGGGCTTCGGCAATATCGCTTGTCATACTTCTACTCGTCTCGAATATCGATTCATGTATTATATCCATCATAATTGGGTTGGCATGCACTCTTTCTTTTTTATGGTATAATTCCCATCCGGCCAAGGTGTTTATGGGAGATGTGGGAGCTCATTTTATCGCTGGCTTATTAATGGGAAATGTTGCCCTTTCAGGACGCATATTATTGATATTTCCGGTTTCTCTTATATTTGGCATAGAAATAGTTTCCGTAATATTGCAGGTCATATCCTTTAGGTGCTTCGGAAAGAGAATTTTTAAGATGAGCCCCTTGCATCATCATTTCGAGTTATGCGGTTGGCCTGAAGGCCATATCGTAATACGGTTTTGGCTCGTACACCTTGTAGGAGCGTCTCTTTTGATGGCATTGTTGGCCCGGCAGGTGATCTAG
- a CDS encoding peptidoglycan D,D-transpeptidase FtsI family protein — protein sequence MKGSRGLWLLIFLAFVVTTAKVVQLCLVPDSRVVMWARSQYWQQVLVTSSRGTIADRNGITLALSVPRWSVFIDPAFWDPNQLSALGQHLPKQVVQKLQKPLEGRFMWLVRKLTLQKGEEILSLNLKGVYGIKEMERSYPFGKHMAHLLGFVDIDEKGLSGVERQWDFFLYNPPRMRNLIRDAAGNYFEVANLSSEEGMVFLNSEVVLTIDWRLQYIVDEALQNGASVNNAEWAAAVCMDPMTGEILAMSSFPSFDPGNRETFSGDALRNNAIGRVYEPGSVLKPIIMGIALENGYVNSKSRFNCSGSIKIADHVIREVNWRAHGNQDFNKIIINSCNVGMAQIGMMMPTNLTYNALKSWGFGVPTGVELPGEEGGLLPLPSQWWGVVPANIALGQGIAVTPLQLAQAFSAIANGGLLVRPYLTKSVFDRKGSEVYHGQRREIGRVLSNSTAERLRMTLRQAVAEGTGKRADVENAKVAGKTGTAQVAHRGKYLQDTHVATFAGFWPYDSPRYVLIVTVGNPGAKGYLAGVIAAPIFRTIVEEMMASGF from the coding sequence TTGAAAGGGTCTAGGGGTCTTTGGCTTTTAATATTTTTAGCCTTTGTTGTTACAACGGCTAAAGTTGTCCAACTTTGTCTTGTTCCCGATTCAAGAGTTGTAATGTGGGCTAGGAGCCAGTATTGGCAACAAGTTTTGGTGACATCGTCGAGAGGCACGATTGCGGACAGAAACGGTATAACTCTGGCCTTATCCGTTCCGCGATGGAGCGTGTTTATCGATCCTGCATTTTGGGATCCAAACCAATTGTCGGCTTTAGGTCAGCATCTTCCTAAGCAAGTCGTCCAGAAACTACAAAAGCCTCTAGAGGGTAGATTTATGTGGTTAGTCCGTAAATTAACATTACAAAAGGGCGAAGAGATATTATCTTTAAATTTAAAAGGGGTATACGGCATAAAGGAAATGGAGCGCTCCTATCCCTTTGGAAAACATATGGCCCATCTGTTGGGCTTTGTCGACATAGATGAAAAAGGCCTTTCCGGAGTCGAGAGACAATGGGACTTTTTTCTGTACAATCCGCCGCGTATGAGAAATTTAATAAGAGACGCCGCGGGAAATTACTTCGAGGTAGCAAATTTATCTTCAGAGGAAGGAATGGTCTTTCTTAATAGCGAGGTAGTTCTTACAATCGACTGGAGGTTGCAGTACATAGTCGATGAGGCTTTGCAAAACGGAGCATCCGTGAACAATGCGGAATGGGCAGCGGCTGTATGTATGGATCCCATGACGGGAGAAATATTAGCCATGTCGAGTTTTCCTTCCTTTGACCCCGGGAATAGAGAGACCTTCTCGGGCGATGCACTCAGAAACAACGCGATAGGCAGGGTATATGAACCTGGCTCGGTATTAAAACCTATCATTATGGGCATAGCCTTGGAAAACGGGTATGTTAACTCAAAAAGCAGGTTCAACTGCTCAGGATCAATAAAAATAGCGGATCATGTGATTCGTGAGGTCAATTGGCGTGCTCATGGAAATCAGGACTTCAATAAAATAATTATAAACTCATGCAATGTTGGGATGGCTCAAATTGGTATGATGATGCCCACAAACTTAACTTACAATGCCCTTAAAAGCTGGGGGTTTGGCGTTCCTACAGGCGTAGAATTGCCGGGTGAAGAAGGAGGATTACTCCCTCTTCCATCTCAATGGTGGGGCGTTGTGCCTGCCAACATCGCTCTGGGACAGGGCATCGCAGTTACGCCTCTCCAGTTAGCCCAAGCTTTTTCGGCTATTGCAAACGGAGGCCTTTTGGTTCGTCCCTATTTGACGAAAAGCGTTTTTGACAGAAAGGGCAGCGAAGTTTACCACGGCCAAAGGCGCGAGATTGGCCGAGTGCTTTCAAATTCAACGGCCGAAAGGTTGAGAATGACCTTAAGGCAGGCAGTGGCAGAGGGCACAGGCAAGCGTGCTGATGTTGAGAACGCGAAGGTGGCTGGGAAAACCGGTACCGCTCAGGTTGCTCATAGGGGAAAATATTTGCAAGATACTCACGTAGCCACTTTTGCCGGTTTTTGGCCATATGACAGCCCTCGTTATGTTTTAATAGTCACTGTAGGAAACCCTGGCGCAAAGGGTTATTTAGCTGGAGTAATAGCAGCTCCTATTTTTAGGACAATCGTTGAAGAGATGATGGCAAGCGGCTTTTAA
- a CDS encoding UDP-N-acetylglucosamine--N-acetylmuramyl-(pentapeptide) pyrophosphoryl-undecaprenol N-acetylglucosamine transferase — MGNKLKMLFVAGGTGGHILPAVSFANWIEEMKLPAEIIYLCGNRMLEQKIYNALNIEPITLSLSGSPFGVKGLRSFIRWKELTLSLVKIRNIVRNIKPDLIVLFGGYLSVPFALMTSLLRVPMIAHEQNAVAGKSTRLCSRKGMLIITGWEECTNLGKSDFRYVGIPVRKFNIITKQKAWEMLGGDGVLPPKKRFSLVMGGSIGGESLKHAVTEVAKRESLKNHIFMLLGPEGKHGIRWISDNVIVLPQAWDLSAHFSLADYVVTRCGASTLSELICYHVPSVLVPWEEASDNHQLANAELFLRLGIGTVWQERNGLNLLEEAILEVSDKCRFGIDQNMCDEKRNDICARFWNVVSSFSTKGEGPIGCF, encoded by the coding sequence ATGGGCAATAAGTTGAAGATGCTATTTGTTGCTGGAGGAACTGGCGGGCATATACTGCCGGCGGTCTCCTTTGCCAATTGGATCGAAGAAATGAAATTGCCCGCCGAAATTATTTATCTATGCGGAAATAGAATGCTTGAGCAAAAAATTTACAATGCGTTAAACATAGAACCCATAACATTATCGTTATCAGGATCTCCCTTTGGCGTTAAGGGATTGCGCTCGTTCATCCGTTGGAAAGAATTGACTCTTTCTTTGGTTAAGATACGCAATATAGTAAGAAACATTAAACCTGATCTCATTGTTCTATTTGGAGGCTATTTATCTGTTCCCTTTGCTTTGATGACTTCTTTATTAAGGGTGCCAATGATTGCTCACGAACAAAATGCTGTTGCCGGCAAATCTACCAGGCTTTGCAGTAGGAAGGGAATGCTTATTATCACGGGATGGGAGGAATGCACAAACTTAGGAAAGAGTGATTTTAGATATGTGGGTATTCCCGTTCGTAAATTCAATATAATAACAAAACAAAAGGCGTGGGAGATGCTTGGAGGAGATGGCGTTCTTCCGCCAAAGAAGAGGTTTTCTCTGGTTATGGGCGGTTCTATTGGGGGAGAATCTTTAAAACATGCCGTAACGGAGGTCGCTAAACGCGAAAGCCTTAAAAATCATATCTTCATGTTGTTAGGACCGGAAGGTAAACATGGTATACGGTGGATCTCCGATAACGTGATTGTTTTGCCTCAAGCGTGGGATCTGTCCGCTCATTTTTCCCTGGCCGACTACGTCGTTACAAGGTGTGGGGCATCGACACTTTCGGAGCTTATCTGCTATCATGTACCAAGTGTATTAGTGCCTTGGGAAGAGGCATCGGACAACCATCAATTGGCAAACGCAGAACTTTTCTTACGTTTAGGAATAGGGACAGTTTGGCAAGAGAGGAACGGCTTAAATCTTTTGGAAGAAGCAATTTTAGAAGTATCGGATAAATGCAGGTTTGGTATTGATCAAAATATGTGTGACGAGAAAAGGAACGACATATGTGCCCGTTTCTGGAACGTGGTATCGTCTTTTTCTACGAAAGGAGAGGGCCCCATTGGATGTTTTTAA